Proteins encoded in a region of the Panicum hallii strain FIL2 chromosome 3, PHallii_v3.1, whole genome shotgun sequence genome:
- the LOC112883839 gene encoding uncharacterized protein LOC112883839, whose protein sequence is MRGGGAAMARLAVTARAFSASASAAGGVAMVQGASRGIGLEFVRQLLRRSDEGRVVATCREPGNAAELQKLKEEHAPGRLAVLPLDVTDESTIEAAAASIQETHGSLDLLINSTGILSIPNVIQPETTLSKVQKSSLLLAYEVNAVGPILVIKHMWPLLKVGGRSETGRGFSLVANMSARVSSIGDNGLGGWHSYRASKTALNQLTKTVSVEFGRKDNIACILLHPGTVDTDLSRPFQRNVPKDKLFTREFSVQKLLSIIDSVKKSDNGKFFAWDGQEIPW, encoded by the exons ATGAGGGGAGGGGGAGCAGCGATGGCGAGGCTGGCGGTGACCGCGAGGGCCTTCtccgcctcggcctccgccgccggcggcgtggCCATGGTGCAGGGCGCGTCCCGGGGGATCGGCCTCGAGTTC GTGCGGCAGCTGCTGCGGAGGAGCGACGAGGGCCGCGTCGTCGCCACGTGCCGCGAGCCGGGAAACGCGGCGGAGCTACAGAAGCTCAAGGAGGAGCACGCACCGGGGCGCCTCGCCGTGCTGCCGCTCGACGTCACCGACGAGAGCACTATAGAG GCCGCCGCGGCCTCGATCCAAGAGACCCATGGTTCTCTTGACCTTCTGATCAACTCCACCGGCATCCTTTCCATCCCAAACGTGATACAACCAG AGACTACACTGAGCAAAGTTCAGAAGTCATCCCTGCTGCTGGCCTATGAGGTGAATGCAGTCGGTCCAATCCTAGTGATCAAG CACATGTGGCCATTGCTGAAGGTTGGAGGTCGCTCCGAGACCGGGAGAGGATTCTCATTGGTTGCAAACATGAGCGCTAGAGTCAGTTCGATAGGTGATAATGGTCTGGGGGGCTGGCATTCATACAGAGCTTCTAAAACTGCACTGAATCAGT TGACGAAGACAGTGTCAGTAGAGTTTGGCAGGAAGGACAACATTGCCTGCATCCTGCTACATCCAGGAACCGTGGACACCGACCTCTCACGGCCCTTCCAGAGAAACGTCCCCAAGGACAAGCTCTTCACGAGAGAATTCTCCGTGCAGAAGCTCCTCTCCATCATTGACAGCGTCAAGAAAAGCGACAACGGCAAGTTCTTCGCATGGGACGGCCAAGAAATCCCTTGGTGA
- the LOC112883840 gene encoding auxin-responsive protein SAUR76-like, whose translation MNRFRSAVLRRCKSLSRVAVGARPSPAPYSNLRSMSTRDAAVDADDGGGAAASGGAVVLVGSSRRRYVISEEHLSHPLIAALIGGDEGRRRKGEPAAVNCEVVLFDHLLWMLDNAADDLRGDDGAAMRELAQLYAC comes from the coding sequence ATGAACAGGTTCAGGAGCGCGGTGCTACGCAGGTGCAAGAGCCTGTCGCGCGTGGCCGTGGGGGCGCGCCCCAGCCCGGCGCCCTACAGCAACCTGCGCTCCATGTCCACCAGGGACGCCGCCGTCGAtgccgacgacggcggcggtgcggcggcgtCAGGCGGCGCGGTGGTGTTGGTGGGCAGCTCGCGGCGGCGGTACGTGATCAGCGAGGAGCACCTGAGCCACCCGCTGATCGCCGCGCTCATCGGCGGCgacgaggggcggcggcggaagggcgaGCCCGCCGCCGTCAACTGCGAGGTGGTGCTGTTCGACCACCTGCTGTGGATGCTGGACAACGCCGCGGACGACCTCcgcggcgacgacggcgccgcCATGAGGGAGCTCGCGCAGCTCTACGCTTGCTGA
- the LOC112883838 gene encoding serine carboxypeptidase-like 17, translating to MMKLLLRMRLRHRRLSSPPLTRLLACLLLLLLPLSRAATVVTRLPGFHGPLPFYLETGYVDVEEETGAELFYYFVESERSPGTDPVLLWLTGGPRCSAFSGLAYEIGPVKFVLEPYDGTLPRLVYSPDSWTRVASIIFLDSPVGSGFSYARDPRGYDVGDVSSSRQVVTFLRKWFDAHPWLLSNPFYVAGDSYGGKMAPVVAQYISEGNEAMRHPLINLKGYLVGNPVTGDDIDRNSQIPYAHSHGIISDQQYEAAMANCKGDYVSPANKLCADVLQTIKNLMSEVDTKDILQPTCPLDSPNPGRDASARRYLAEEHYYRISDPPVEPSSRCFEYRYYLSYFWANDNATRAALGVKEGTVTEWVRCKRSGFPYTYDVPSSIRYHFNLTTRGYRALVYSGDHDLGIPFSGTHAWIRSFNFSIVDDWRAWHLDGQAAGFTIKYGNNLTFATVKGGRHAAPGNRPKECFAMAERWLDNKPL from the exons ATGATGAAGCTTCTTCTCCGGATGCGGCTCCGCCATCGTCGTctctcctcgccgccgttgaCTCGGCTCCTCGCctgccttctcctcctcctgctgccgctctcccgggcggcgacggtggtcactcGCCTGCCGGGGTTCCACGGCCCCCTGCCGTTCTACCTGGAGACAGG GTACGTGGACGTGGAGGAGGAGACGGGGGCGGAGCTCTTCTACTACTTCGTGGAGTCGGAGCGGAGCCCCGGCACCGACCCCGTGCTGCTGTGGCTCACCGGCGGGCCCCGGTGCTCCGCCTTCAGCGGCCTCGCCTACGAGATCGGCCCCGTCAAGTTCGTCCTCGAACCCTACGACGGCACGCTGCCAAGGCTGGTCTACAGCCCGGATTCCTGGACACGG GTGGCGAGCATCATCTTCCTGGACTCGCCCGTGGGTTCAGGCTTCTCGTACGCGCGCGACCCCCGCGGCTACGACGTCGGGGACGTCTCGTCGTCTAGGCAGGTCGTGACGTTCCTGAGGAAG TGGTTTGATGCTCACCCATGGCTTCTGTCAAACCCTTTCTACGTCGCTGGCGACTCGTATGGAGGAAAGATGGCGCCCGTTGTTGCACAATACATCTCAGAAG GAAATGAAGCAATGCGTCATCCACTGATCAATCTCAAG GGCTATCTAGTCGGCAACCCTGTAACCGGAGACGACATCGACCGCAACTCTCAGATTCCGTACGCTCATTCACACGGCATCATATCTGACCAGCAGTACGAG GCTGCGATGGCAAACTGCAAAGGCGACTACGTGAGCCCGGCGAACAAGCTCTGCGCCGACGTGTTACAAACTATCAAGAAC CTCATGTCAGAAGTCGATACCAAAGACATACTGCAACCTACATGTCCCCTTGATTCACCGAATCCAGGGAGAGATGCTTCAGCGAGGAGGTACCTAGCAGAGGAGCACTACTACCGGATTAGCGACCCGCCTGTGGAACCTTCGTCTCGTTGTTTT GAATACCGCTACTACCTGTCTTACTTTTGGGCAAATGACAATGCCACTAGAGCTGCCCTTGGGGTCAAGGAG GGAACCGTGACTGAATGGGTCAGGTGCAAGCGTTCAGGTTTCCCCTACACCTACGATGTTCCAAGCAGCATAAGATACCACTTCAACCTCACCACCAGGGGTTACCGCGCTCTGGTATACAG TGGAGACCATGATCTAGGTATACCGTTCTCGGGTACACATGCATGGATAAGATCCTTCAACTTCTCCATTGTTGATGACTGGAGGGCGTGGCACCTTGACGGCCAGGCTGCAGG ATTCACAATCAAATATGGGAACAATCTCACTTTCGCGACGGTGAAG GGTGGTCGCCATGCTGCTCCAGGGAATCGGCCCAAAGAATGCTTCGCTATGGCTGAAAGGTGGCTGGACAATAAGCCTCTCTGA
- the LOC112883837 gene encoding serine/threonine-protein kinase 38-like: protein MDSARSWLQKLQPRDKDRDRGGKPAASSPTGGSARMAGAGAGEEALSSATKQKVAAAKQYIENHYKAQMKSLQERKERRWMLERKLADADVSEEEQNHIMKDLEKKETEYMRLRRHKMGVDDFELLTIIGRGAFGEVRLCREKATSNVYAMKKLKKSEMLRRGQVEHVRAERNLLAEVDSAYIVKLYCSFQDDEFLYLIMEYLPGGDMMTLLMRKDTLTEDESRFYVAETILAIESIHKHSYIHRDIKPDNLLLDRCGHLKLSDFGLCKPLDSSSFPNLSDLDYAAGKSTNPSSDGDMQSSNSTGPRRTQQEQLMHWQKNRRMLAYSTVGTPDYIAPEVLLKKGYGMECDWWSLGAIMYEMLVGYPPFYSEDPMSTCRKIVNWRSHLKFPEEARLSPEAKDLIGKLLCNVDQRLGTKGAHEIKAHPWFGSVEWEKLYQMEAAFIPEVNDELDTQNFEKFEETAPPMQTSSKAGPWRKMLSSKDVNFVGYTYKNFEIVNDPELPGIAELKKKNNKPKRPTIKSLFETADSEDQTSEGSFLNILPTQLELPESLEPSPHSSISSEDSQARHR, encoded by the exons atGGATTCCGCCCGGAGCTGGCTCCAGAAGCTGCAGCCGCGGGACAAGGACAGGGACCGGGGCGGCAAGCCCGCGGCGTCGTCGCCCACCGGCGGCTCCGCGAGGATggccggggccggggcgggGGAGGAGGCGCTGTCCAGCGCCACCAAgcagaaggtggcggcggccaaGCAGTACATCGAGAACCACTACAAGGCGCAGATGAAGTCGCTCCAGGAGCGCAAGGAGAG GCGTTGGATGTTGGAGAGGAAGCTAGCAGATGCCGATGTATCTGAAGAGGAGCAAAACCATATCATGAAAGATTTAGAAAAAAAGGAGACAGAATACATGCGCCTACGAAGGCATAAAATGGGTGTTGATGATTTTGAATTGCTGACCATCATTGGGAGAGGTGCATTTGGGGAG GTGAGACTTTGTAGAGAAAAGGCTACATCCAATGTGTATGCAATGAAAAAGCTAAAGAAGTCTGAAATGTTACGAAGAGGCCAG GTTGAGCATGTGAGAGCTGAAAGGAACCTCCTTGCAGAGGTCGATAGTGCTTATATTGTTAAGCTCTACTGCTCATTTCAAGATGATGAGTTTCTGTACCTCATTATGGAGTACCTTCCTGGTGGTGACATGATGACTTTACTCATGCGCAAGGACACACTGACAGAGGATGAATCTAGGTTCTATGTTGCAGAGACAATATTAGCAATTGAATCCATTCACAAGCACAGCTATATTCATAG GGATATCAAGCCTGACAATTTGTTGCTAGATCGATGTGGACACTTGAAGCTTTCAGATTTCGGCTTATGTAAACCTCTAGACAGCAGTAGCTTCCCAAATCTTAGTGACCTTGACTATGCAGCGGGGAAGAGCACCAATCCATCATCAGATGGTGATATGCAATCAAGTAACTCTACTGGCCCCAGGCGGACACAACAGGAACAACTAATGCATTGGCAGAAGAATAGACGGATGTTG GCTTACTCTACTGTTGGTACGCCTGATTACATTGCACCTGAGGTACTTTTGAAGAAAGGATATGGGATGGAATGTGACTG GTGGTCACTTGGCGCCATAATGTATGAAATGCTAGTGGGATATCCTCCATTTTATTCTGAAGATCCAATGTCAACATGCAGGAAG ATAGTGAATTGGAGAAGTCATCTAAAATTCCCTGAAGAGGCCAGACTTTCACCAGAAGCTAAAGATCTCATCGGCAAGTTATTGTGCAATGTGGATCAGAGACTTGGCACAAAAGGTGCACATGAGATAAAG GCACATCCATGGTTTGGAAGTGTTGAGTGGGAGAAACTGTATCAAATGGAAGCAGCTTTCATTCCTGAGGTTAATGATGAATTGGACACACAAAACTTTGAAAAATTTGAAGAG ACTGCTCCTCCAATGCAAACTTCATCAAAGGCGGGTCCCTGGAGAAAG ATGCTTTCTTCCAAGGATGTGAACTTTGTTGGATATACCTACAAGAACTTTGAAATAGTGAATGATCCTGAACTTCCAGGAATTG CTGAgctaaagaaaaagaacaacaaGCCAAAGCGACCAACCATCAAATCATTATTTG AGACTGCTGATAGTGAAGACCAGACTTCTGAAGGCAGTTTCTTGAACATATTACCCACACAATTGGAGTTGCCGGAGAGCCTCGAGCCCTCACCTCACTCCAGCATATCTTCCGAGGATTCCCAAGCACGGCATAGGTAG